A genomic stretch from Bacillus sp. N1-1 includes:
- a CDS encoding nucleotidyltransferase domain-containing protein, which translates to MRHVLITPLMIEKYAKRLVDRLKSPLLKGVVITGSFARGEAGPYSDLDIWCFYNESLIKSPSLPELMGISLDMREVCLKDFRDVADGSKEYVAPCFEQLKIYGETPFVLPSRNEIKSGLMTLLLSIDSRIKQFVSPMNSYELLNDLMYILRIERFFATSQYPLTLSELYSMQIEASDRFLVELYSAFLFGHNHHQRTEEEIRFAVQRFVQKRLSRNSLMERESD; encoded by the coding sequence ATGAGACATGTACTAATCACTCCACTAATGATTGAAAAATACGCAAAACGTCTTGTTGATCGATTGAAAAGCCCGTTGTTAAAGGGCGTTGTGATTACGGGAAGTTTTGCAAGAGGAGAAGCAGGTCCATATTCCGATTTGGATATTTGGTGCTTTTATAACGAGTCGCTGATAAAGTCACCTTCTTTGCCAGAATTAATGGGTATTTCTCTAGATATGAGAGAAGTATGCTTGAAAGATTTTAGAGATGTGGCTGATGGTTCGAAAGAATATGTAGCACCGTGTTTTGAGCAATTAAAGATCTACGGAGAGACACCATTTGTTCTACCTTCAAGAAATGAGATAAAGAGTGGTCTAATGACATTATTGCTCTCTATTGACAGTCGAATAAAACAGTTTGTTTCACCAATGAACTCTTACGAATTACTAAACGATCTTATGTACATTCTTCGCATCGAACGTTTTTTCGCTACTTCTCAATATCCATTAACGCTTTCAGAACTCTATTCGATGCAAATTGAGGCGAGCGATCGCTTTCTTGTTGAGCTTTATTCGGCCTTTTTATTTGGTCATAATCATCATCAAAGAACGGAAGAAGAAATCAGATTCGCTGTGCAGCGATTTGTTCAGAAGCGCTTAAGCAGGAATTCGCTCATGGAACGAGAATCTGATTAA
- the uvsE gene encoding UV DNA damage repair endonuclease UvsE, whose translation MDSLIERFLRGENELTIIQLGYVAMSTELVNSSPSQTMTYAQFQKIKNTEAAIRKLERIAKSNLENCLRLLKHNKGNDIHFFRLSSRLIPLANHEALEGWDYLTPLKNELKELGDYARKEKMRIGFHPDHFVLLNSPKKEILQASVQMLALHVRLLEGMGIDSTHRCVLHVGGGYDDKELSLERFIHNWMYTPQKIQETIILENDDTTFTLLDTLYLCEKLNVPMVFDYHHHMACHETKEWEKHWGRVVDTWKNSPLPVKMHISSPKSEQEFRSHADYVDVDWFFSFLNKVKGSTEQVDCMIEAKQKDAALFQLMEKIKKRDDIELIDASTFRIK comes from the coding sequence ATGGACAGCCTAATAGAAAGATTTTTGAGAGGTGAGAACGAATTGACAATCATTCAACTTGGCTATGTCGCTATGAGTACAGAACTTGTAAACAGCTCTCCGTCTCAGACGATGACTTACGCGCAATTTCAGAAAATCAAAAACACAGAAGCCGCGATTCGAAAGCTTGAGCGGATCGCTAAATCAAACTTAGAAAATTGTCTCAGACTTTTAAAACATAATAAAGGGAATGATATTCACTTCTTTCGGTTAAGTTCTCGCTTAATTCCTCTTGCAAACCATGAGGCTCTGGAAGGATGGGATTATTTAACACCGTTAAAAAATGAGTTAAAAGAATTGGGCGATTATGCAAGAAAAGAAAAAATGAGAATCGGTTTTCACCCGGATCATTTTGTGCTGCTTAATTCTCCTAAAAAAGAAATCTTACAAGCTTCTGTTCAAATGCTTGCTTTGCACGTTCGGCTTCTTGAGGGGATGGGTATCGATTCGACCCATCGATGTGTCTTGCATGTGGGCGGTGGTTATGACGACAAAGAGCTGTCGCTTGAACGCTTTATCCATAATTGGATGTATACCCCACAGAAAATACAAGAAACCATTATTTTAGAGAACGATGATACAACCTTCACACTTTTGGATACGCTCTATTTATGTGAGAAGTTAAATGTTCCAATGGTTTTTGACTATCACCACCATATGGCCTGTCATGAAACCAAAGAGTGGGAGAAGCATTGGGGGAGAGTGGTTGATACTTGGAAGAACTCGCCACTCCCTGTGAAAATGCATATTTCGTCACCCAAAAGTGAGCAAGAATTTCGGAGTCACGCTGATTATGTTGACGTTGATTGGTTCTTTTCATTCTTGAACAAAGTAAAAGGGAGTACCGAACAGGTTGATTGTATGATTGAAGCGAAGCAAAAGGATGCGGCATTATTTCAATTAATGGAAAAAATTAAGAAGCGAGATGATATCGAGCTCATTGATGCGTCTACATTTAGAATAAAGTAA
- a CDS encoding NADPH-dependent 2,4-dienoyl-CoA reductase: protein MKWEKLFEPIQLRRLTLPNRVMMGSMHLGMEGSKDQEDALISFYTERSGDNGPGLIVTGGISVSPEGDGGHHFLGFYREDDLRVMKRLTDSVHEANGRIAAQLFHAGRYAYSQMNGVPSVAPSPIKSPIHREVPEELTEIDILNLLESYAEAGRKAKAVGFDAVEIMGSEGYLINQFLSPRTNKRSDKWGGNFKNRTRFAIEVMKSVRNAVGDDYPIIFRMSGLDLVPDSSTPEETIQLAKKLEEHEADILNIGIGWHESTVPTISMMVPRAGFIEPALKIKEAVNIPVIGSNRINDPLLAEELLYKLDMVSMARPFLADANLLAKAKGQALDQINTCIACNQACLDHAFEGKAVSCLVNPRAGREHKWTIKKADKTKTVVVIGGGVAGMEAARAHAELGHTVTLYEAKAAIGGQFNLARKIPIKKEFDETIRYYTTELNRLGVQIYVNHKPNADDLLAHSPNLVVLATGVVPRLPVIPGIKHAIPYPEILSGNREVGKKVIIIGAGGIGCDVSHFLIEKGIHDILLLRRNGKMGEGLGKTTKWAMLQDLKKNGVTFRTNLSYEEITPEGLKITNSETGEQEFLKAETIILAAGQESNIPEEYENLSQKGIDIAVIGGARLAGELDAKRAIYEGAKIAFEPETISVQ from the coding sequence ATGAAGTGGGAAAAATTATTTGAACCTATCCAATTAAGAAGACTGACCTTGCCAAACAGAGTGATGATGGGGTCCATGCACCTTGGAATGGAAGGAAGTAAGGATCAGGAGGATGCACTCATTTCCTTCTATACTGAACGGTCAGGTGATAACGGTCCTGGACTGATTGTTACTGGCGGCATTTCCGTTTCTCCCGAAGGAGATGGTGGACATCATTTTCTAGGATTCTATAGGGAAGATGATCTTAGAGTGATGAAACGACTAACAGACAGCGTCCATGAGGCAAACGGACGTATTGCTGCGCAACTTTTTCACGCTGGTCGATATGCCTATTCACAAATGAATGGAGTGCCATCCGTCGCCCCCTCTCCTATAAAATCGCCTATACACAGAGAGGTTCCAGAAGAATTAACTGAAATCGATATTCTCAATTTGCTTGAATCCTATGCAGAAGCAGGAAGAAAAGCGAAAGCTGTTGGCTTTGATGCCGTAGAAATTATGGGTTCTGAAGGGTATTTAATTAATCAATTCCTGTCACCTAGGACGAATAAGCGATCTGATAAATGGGGAGGCAATTTTAAGAATCGCACCCGGTTTGCGATCGAAGTAATGAAATCCGTTCGAAACGCTGTTGGGGACGATTATCCAATTATTTTTCGGATGTCCGGTCTCGATCTTGTGCCTGATTCTTCAACACCTGAGGAAACAATCCAACTTGCAAAGAAGCTAGAAGAGCATGAGGCTGATATTTTAAACATTGGTATTGGTTGGCACGAATCTACCGTTCCGACAATTTCAATGATGGTGCCGCGCGCTGGCTTCATTGAACCTGCTCTCAAAATCAAAGAAGCTGTTAACATCCCGGTCATTGGTAGCAATCGGATTAATGATCCACTTCTAGCAGAAGAACTGCTTTACAAACTCGATATGGTTTCAATGGCGAGACCATTCCTTGCTGACGCTAATTTACTAGCAAAAGCAAAAGGACAAGCTCTTGATCAAATCAATACTTGTATTGCTTGTAATCAGGCGTGTCTTGATCATGCCTTTGAAGGAAAAGCCGTCTCCTGCCTTGTTAACCCTCGTGCTGGAAGAGAACATAAATGGACAATCAAAAAAGCGGACAAAACAAAAACAGTGGTTGTTATCGGTGGCGGGGTCGCCGGAATGGAGGCAGCGAGAGCCCATGCTGAACTAGGCCATACGGTTACGCTTTACGAAGCAAAAGCAGCCATTGGCGGTCAGTTTAATCTTGCAAGAAAAATTCCAATAAAAAAAGAATTCGATGAGACCATTCGTTACTACACAACAGAGCTAAACCGATTAGGCGTTCAAATTTACGTTAATCATAAACCAAATGCAGATGACTTGCTAGCCCACTCACCTAATCTCGTCGTTCTTGCGACAGGTGTTGTTCCAAGGCTGCCTGTCATCCCTGGGATTAAACACGCCATTCCATACCCTGAAATTCTTTCTGGGAACCGAGAAGTTGGAAAAAAAGTTATTATCATTGGTGCAGGTGGAATTGGGTGTGATGTCTCACACTTTCTGATCGAAAAAGGGATTCACGACATTCTTCTTCTGAGACGAAACGGAAAAATGGGAGAAGGGCTTGGAAAGACGACAAAATGGGCGATGCTACAAGACTTGAAGAAAAATGGGGTTACGTTCAGAACCAACCTTTCATATGAAGAAATCACACCTGAAGGATTAAAGATTACAAACAGTGAGACAGGTGAGCAAGAATTCCTGAAAGCTGAGACCATCATCCTGGCTGCTGGACAGGAGTCGAACATACCTGAGGAATATGAAAACCTATCACAAAAAGGGATCGATATAGCTGTGATCGGTGGTGCACGACTTGCTGGAGAGCTTGATGCTAAGCGAGCGATCTATGAAGGAGCGAAAATTGCTTTTGAACCTGAGACAATTTCTGTTCAGTAA
- a CDS encoding DegV family protein, giving the protein MATRIITDSSVDFPEELLNELNVTVVPLNLLFGDKEYKAGVDLDTPTFYQKLKKSKELPKSSAPSPQDFLTKFEETSPEDDILVVALSEALSSTYDNAVLAKKMFHEEHPDRNIEVINSKTASSGLGIIVYHAAEMARDGHSFNDIVEQAHEYTEDTLTMFLLDTLENVIKGGRLDRVRGTIASALNIKLLMKASDDDGSLEVLDKIRGNKRAVRQFIQKIGDYGHNLEDKVIAVAHSNCEDKAKALIEQIQERYPFKQVILSTMGPLIGTYAGEGGLLVAFKKN; this is encoded by the coding sequence ATGGCAACTCGAATCATTACTGACAGCAGTGTTGACTTCCCTGAAGAACTGCTAAATGAATTGAACGTAACGGTCGTTCCACTCAACCTTCTCTTTGGTGACAAAGAATACAAAGCTGGAGTAGATCTTGACACACCGACGTTCTATCAGAAACTAAAAAAATCAAAAGAACTTCCTAAGTCTTCTGCCCCATCGCCCCAGGACTTTCTTACAAAATTTGAAGAAACAAGTCCGGAAGACGATATTCTTGTAGTAGCGCTTTCTGAAGCACTTAGTAGTACGTATGACAACGCTGTTCTAGCGAAAAAAATGTTTCATGAGGAACATCCTGATCGAAACATTGAAGTGATCAACTCTAAAACAGCTTCATCAGGTCTTGGGATTATTGTTTATCATGCGGCGGAGATGGCACGCGATGGTCATAGCTTTAATGACATTGTTGAACAAGCACATGAGTATACAGAAGATACGCTTACGATGTTTTTACTAGATACACTTGAGAACGTTATCAAGGGGGGACGCCTTGATCGAGTGAGAGGAACCATTGCTTCTGCCCTTAATATTAAACTCCTTATGAAAGCAAGTGATGACGATGGCTCACTTGAAGTCCTTGATAAAATTCGTGGGAATAAACGAGCGGTTCGTCAATTTATCCAGAAAATCGGAGACTATGGACATAATCTTGAAGATAAAGTGATTGCGGTCGCTCATAGTAACTGCGAAGACAAAGCGAAAGCTTTGATCGAACAAATTCAAGAACGCTATCCGTTTAAACAAGTGATTCTCTCTACAATGGGCCCGCTCATTGGAACATACGCTGGAGAAGGGGGACTTCTAGTCGCCTTTAAGAAAAACTAA
- a CDS encoding nucleotidyltransferase domain-containing protein, with the protein MKQEEAVRVITDHLIEDPLVKAVFLKGSMGRDEHDENSDIDLYCLVDEGDVGAFLKKRKSYLEAYSSLLFYDEIFIIAPQVIAVFDNLLHLDLFTVTAETLIEKDFFRVLYDPHRCLSHFNEQLLLSKQEFIDHVDDTAFFLFQYEKSRRRGNDIWSVHLLNQVMVHYSRVVLHHYHPERAQLGLKALHTTLKEVNLEKTNEIFQHMTIHEHEKAVRLIRNWLKEEEDWIRNQLQGTTYSNAFLKRMIELN; encoded by the coding sequence TTGAAACAGGAAGAAGCAGTAAGAGTCATAACAGATCATCTTATAGAGGACCCGCTCGTAAAAGCGGTATTTCTTAAAGGATCGATGGGACGGGACGAGCATGATGAGAATTCAGATATCGATCTCTATTGTCTCGTTGATGAGGGAGACGTGGGAGCTTTTCTAAAGAAACGAAAAAGCTATTTAGAAGCCTATAGTAGTCTTCTTTTCTATGATGAAATCTTTATTATTGCGCCACAAGTGATTGCCGTGTTTGATAATTTGTTGCATCTTGATTTGTTTACAGTAACTGCTGAAACATTAATTGAAAAAGATTTTTTCAGAGTGCTTTACGATCCACATCGATGTCTAAGTCATTTTAACGAACAGTTACTATTATCGAAACAAGAGTTTATTGATCATGTTGATGATACGGCATTTTTCTTATTTCAATATGAAAAGTCCAGAAGAAGAGGAAATGACATTTGGTCGGTTCATCTGTTGAATCAGGTCATGGTTCACTATTCAAGAGTCGTTCTCCACCATTACCATCCTGAGAGAGCGCAGCTGGGATTAAAAGCGCTCCACACAACACTTAAAGAAGTGAATCTTGAAAAAACGAATGAAATCTTCCAGCATATGACGATACATGAGCATGAAAAAGCAGTACGATTGATAAGAAATTGGCTCAAAGAAGAGGAGGACTGGATACGAAATCAGCTTCAAGGAACAACGTACAGTAATGCATTTCTTAAACGGATGATTGAATTAAATTGA
- a CDS encoding alpha/beta fold hydrolase — MIGCLLIHGFTGAPYEVEPLAEYFRSHTNWVVSSPTLPGHGEQDSLRGITFQQWIDTAESHLQYLLEECDTVYVIGFSMGGVLAGYLATKYQVNKLVLLSAALQYIHPIQMVKDIGGMVTDLCRGQLFQNELFIRYSRKVRSTPFVASLEFRKLVQHLKPSFESVFTPTMILQGKLDGLVPYKTADAIYNLIGSEEKQVRVMENSKHLICHGADRDEVIDSVYCFLTSEINKNK, encoded by the coding sequence ATGATCGGTTGTTTGCTCATACATGGATTTACTGGTGCACCTTATGAAGTTGAACCGCTGGCAGAATATTTTCGAAGCCATACAAATTGGGTCGTTTCATCTCCAACGCTTCCAGGGCATGGTGAACAAGATTCGCTTCGCGGTATTACTTTCCAGCAATGGATTGATACGGCTGAATCTCATCTCCAATACTTACTAGAGGAATGCGACACTGTATACGTTATAGGCTTTTCTATGGGCGGCGTTCTAGCTGGTTATTTGGCGACAAAGTATCAAGTGAATAAGCTTGTCTTATTAAGCGCAGCGCTTCAATATATTCATCCTATTCAAATGGTTAAGGACATTGGAGGGATGGTAACGGACCTATGTAGGGGACAACTATTCCAAAACGAATTGTTTATTCGCTATAGTCGAAAGGTGAGAAGTACACCATTTGTTGCTTCGTTAGAATTTCGTAAGCTGGTTCAACATCTTAAGCCTTCGTTTGAATCTGTTTTCACTCCTACGATGATACTTCAAGGAAAACTTGATGGGCTGGTTCCTTATAAAACGGCAGATGCGATATACAATCTCATCGGTTCAGAAGAGAAACAGGTTAGGGTGATGGAGAATTCAAAGCATCTCATCTGTCATGGGGCAGATCGTGACGAGGTAATTGATTCCGTTTATTGTTTTTTAACAAGTGAAATCAATAAAAATAAATAA
- a CDS encoding SDR family oxidoreductase — protein sequence MSHINGKVVIITGASSGIGEATAKKLAGDGAKVVLAARREDRLEELKKEITNSGGEAIIQKTDVTSREQMQALADKTIEQYGQIDVIINNAGLMPLSFLNKLKIDEWDKMVDVNIKGVLYGIAGVLPHMEERKSGHIINVSSVAGHEIMPAGAVYCGTKFAVRAITEGLRKEMSPSTNIRATIISPGAVATELTNTITDEDVQEKLNNRGPNGLDPLDPQAIADAIYYAVGQPDSVSINEVLVRPTSQG from the coding sequence ATGAGTCATATTAATGGAAAAGTCGTTATTATTACTGGAGCAAGTAGTGGAATCGGCGAAGCAACAGCAAAAAAACTTGCAGGCGACGGGGCGAAGGTAGTCCTTGCAGCTCGACGTGAGGATCGGCTAGAAGAACTGAAGAAAGAAATTACAAATAGCGGCGGAGAAGCGATCATCCAAAAAACGGATGTTACTTCGAGAGAGCAAATGCAGGCTCTAGCTGATAAAACAATTGAACAGTATGGGCAAATTGACGTTATTATCAATAATGCTGGATTGATGCCGCTATCCTTCTTGAATAAACTTAAGATTGATGAATGGGATAAAATGGTCGATGTTAATATAAAAGGCGTACTTTACGGTATTGCTGGCGTTCTTCCTCATATGGAAGAAAGAAAATCAGGTCATATCATTAATGTTTCTTCTGTCGCGGGGCATGAAATTATGCCAGCCGGTGCAGTGTATTGCGGTACGAAATTTGCAGTAAGAGCAATTACAGAAGGACTACGAAAAGAAATGTCTCCTTCTACAAATATCCGAGCGACAATCATTTCACCAGGGGCAGTAGCAACAGAACTAACGAATACAATTACTGATGAAGATGTACAAGAGAAGTTAAACAATCGTGGTCCAAATGGTCTCGATCCACTCGATCCCCAAGCGATTGCAGATGCAATCTATTACGCTGTTGGCCAACCCGACAGTGTCTCCATTAACGAAGTACTAGTTCGACCTACTTCACAAGGATAA
- a CDS encoding acryloyl-CoA reductase produces MDQFKALVVNKVEDDTNIAIQEFTKEDLPEGDVLIKVHYSSVNYKDGLAAHPKGNIVRNYPHVPGIDLAGVVAESDHPDWKEGDRVIVTSYELGVSHYGGFSEYARVKSDWIVPLPDGLSLKEAMVYGTAGFTAALSVYQLEQAGIKPDKGPILVTGATGGVGSMAVAILAKKGYEVAASTGKETEHSYLKKLGATTIMSREEVAPKGFKPIGKQKWAGVVDPVGGETLAAVLSNTMYGGAVAVSGLTGGAKVPTTVFPFILRGVNLLGIDSVYCPMEKRKEIWKKAADEYKPSEHLEAIQNEITLNELPDVLRNILNGKVRGRTIVAF; encoded by the coding sequence ATGGATCAATTTAAAGCATTAGTTGTTAATAAAGTTGAGGATGATACAAATATAGCGATTCAGGAATTTACGAAGGAAGACCTACCTGAAGGTGATGTGTTGATCAAAGTTCATTATTCGAGTGTGAATTACAAAGATGGATTAGCAGCGCATCCAAAAGGTAATATCGTAAGAAACTATCCTCATGTTCCAGGGATAGATCTTGCAGGAGTTGTGGCTGAATCAGATCATCCAGATTGGAAGGAAGGAGACCGCGTAATCGTTACGAGCTATGAATTAGGCGTCTCTCATTATGGCGGCTTTAGTGAATACGCTAGAGTAAAATCTGACTGGATTGTTCCGCTCCCTGATGGTTTATCTCTTAAAGAAGCAATGGTTTATGGAACAGCTGGCTTTACGGCGGCGCTATCTGTTTACCAACTTGAACAAGCAGGAATTAAGCCAGACAAAGGCCCTATCCTTGTAACAGGCGCTACCGGTGGAGTTGGAAGTATGGCTGTTGCGATTCTTGCCAAAAAGGGATATGAAGTTGCAGCTAGCACAGGGAAAGAAACTGAGCATAGCTATTTAAAAAAGTTAGGCGCAACTACGATTATGAGCAGGGAAGAAGTAGCTCCAAAAGGGTTTAAGCCAATTGGTAAGCAGAAGTGGGCTGGCGTAGTGGATCCAGTTGGTGGAGAAACGCTTGCAGCTGTACTAAGTAACACAATGTACGGCGGTGCTGTTGCGGTTAGTGGTCTTACTGGCGGGGCCAAAGTTCCAACGACAGTATTTCCTTTTATCCTAAGAGGCGTTAATTTACTCGGAATTGATTCTGTGTACTGTCCAATGGAAAAGCGGAAAGAGATTTGGAAAAAAGCTGCTGATGAATACAAACCTTCTGAGCATCTTGAAGCTATTCAAAACGAAATTACTCTT
- the mscL gene encoding large conductance mechanosensitive channel protein MscL, with protein MGLLNEFRHFAIRGNAADMGIGIVLGAAFSSFIDSLVSDIILPPVGLVLAQINFADLYISLNGHYYPSLSDAKEAGAATINYGVFLTTSIRFLIIFFSVFLVVRQLNRWRKPGQDPINSMTRKECPYCCTPIPSKAVICPNCSTSLREEKKASLAIHYGKGSKVSKR; from the coding sequence ATCGGTCTATTAAATGAATTCCGTCATTTTGCTATTAGAGGAAATGCAGCTGATATGGGGATAGGTATTGTTCTCGGTGCAGCATTTAGCAGTTTTATCGATTCACTCGTTTCAGATATTATTCTTCCGCCAGTCGGTCTTGTTTTAGCACAAATCAATTTTGCAGATTTGTATATTAGTTTGAATGGTCATTACTATCCTTCCCTCTCCGATGCGAAAGAAGCGGGAGCCGCAACAATTAATTATGGTGTGTTTCTAACGACCTCCATCCGCTTTTTAATCATTTTTTTCTCTGTCTTTCTAGTTGTTCGTCAACTAAATAGATGGCGTAAACCTGGACAGGATCCAATAAATTCAATGACTCGCAAGGAATGCCCTTACTGTTGTACACCCATTCCTTCTAAAGCGGTGATTTGCCCCAATTGCTCGACATCGCTACGAGAAGAAAAGAAAGCTTCTTTAGCGATTCATTATGGAAAAGGATCAAAAGTTTCAAAGCGTTAA
- a CDS encoding DUF819 family protein yields MTFALAWSKANPLIEDPMAVFVYLTVVVGFIFMLGESKNAVMQKIFHYAPPLIWTYFIPMLSTTFAIIPQESSLYGFVSTYILPVGLLLLLLSANVPATLRLGPKALLMFLAGTIGVIIGGPIALAIFQPWLPENAWTGVAALAGSWIGGSANMAAMIEAVGTPKEILSPIIVVDTVVGYSWMGIMIFLAGFQDKFNKWNKADDSVIQSVNKEMNDIQRKNERPIQVPQLLGLLGLAFGVSYIVLKISENLPQTAVLSTTTWTVMIISAIGILFSFTPVKKLEGYGASKVGYTAIYLLLATIGARADLAYVVDSPQYVLMGIVWLSIHILVIFIAARLLRAPLFFVAVGSQGNIGGTSSAPIVASVFQPSLAPVGLLMGIVGNVVGSYAAVLCAQLARMVATMF; encoded by the coding sequence ATGACATTTGCCCTAGCCTGGTCAAAGGCTAATCCCTTAATTGAGGATCCGATGGCTGTATTTGTCTATCTAACGGTTGTCGTTGGATTTATCTTTATGCTTGGCGAGTCAAAAAACGCCGTTATGCAAAAGATTTTCCATTACGCACCTCCGTTAATTTGGACATACTTTATTCCAATGCTCTCAACAACTTTTGCTATTATTCCGCAAGAGTCAAGTTTATATGGATTTGTTTCAACGTATATTCTTCCTGTCGGATTGTTGCTGTTACTGTTATCAGCTAACGTTCCTGCTACACTCCGCTTAGGACCAAAAGCACTACTCATGTTCCTTGCTGGTACGATTGGTGTCATTATCGGTGGGCCGATTGCACTTGCCATTTTCCAACCATGGTTACCAGAGAATGCTTGGACAGGTGTTGCTGCTCTAGCAGGAAGTTGGATTGGTGGATCAGCAAACATGGCAGCAATGATCGAAGCAGTCGGAACGCCAAAAGAAATATTATCACCCATTATCGTTGTCGATACGGTTGTTGGTTATAGCTGGATGGGGATTATGATTTTCCTTGCAGGATTCCAAGATAAATTTAATAAATGGAACAAAGCAGATGACTCGGTTATTCAAAGCGTGAATAAAGAAATGAATGATATTCAACGTAAGAATGAACGTCCTATTCAAGTTCCTCAGCTATTAGGCTTACTTGGACTTGCATTTGGTGTCTCTTACATCGTATTGAAAATTTCTGAGAACCTCCCGCAGACAGCCGTTCTTTCTACAACTACATGGACCGTTATGATTATTTCAGCTATCGGTATTCTGTTCTCTTTCACCCCTGTTAAAAAGTTAGAGGGATATGGAGCTAGTAAAGTCGGCTATACTGCTATATACCTTTTGCTCGCAACAATTGGGGCTAGAGCCGATCTTGCATATGTAGTCGATTCACCACAATATGTACTGATGGGTATTGTATGGCTCAGTATTCATATTCTTGTTATTTTTATTGCAGCACGATTACTACGTGCGCCGCTTTTCTTTGTAGCCGTTGGATCACAAGGAAATATAGGTGGAACAAGCTCAGCTCCAATCGTTGCTTCTGTCTTTCAACCCTCACTTGCTCCGGTTGGCCTTTTGATGGGAATTGTAGGTAACGTTGTTGGTAGTTATGCAGCTGTTCTCTGTGCTCAATTGGCTAGAATGGTCGCCACAATGTTTTAG
- a CDS encoding TetR/AcrR family transcriptional regulator, with translation MNRKAELKRQQIIKAAYQAVSDKGYEAVTLQDIADYANVSKGVPNYYFQNKEDVLAHLLAQITERIYEKEKEAVEKESSAESMLQAYINTVFVSAEENEKFYRVYLDFLAQATKNNRYREINERFYQNCASISKEILTQGAKEKTFVVNDFETAGRAIRTMIDGYMIQWMMTGDHSQHEAYKQACYQAITSYLS, from the coding sequence ATGAACCGTAAAGCAGAGTTAAAACGGCAACAAATTATTAAAGCAGCTTATCAAGCCGTTTCTGATAAAGGTTACGAAGCCGTAACACTACAAGATATTGCGGATTATGCCAATGTAAGTAAAGGCGTTCCGAATTATTATTTTCAAAACAAAGAAGATGTCCTTGCTCATCTTCTCGCTCAAATTACGGAGCGGATTTATGAGAAAGAAAAAGAAGCGGTTGAAAAAGAATCATCTGCAGAAAGCATGCTTCAAGCTTATATAAATACTGTGTTTGTTAGTGCTGAAGAAAACGAGAAATTCTACCGTGTTTATTTGGACTTTCTAGCACAGGCTACAAAAAACAACCGATATCGTGAAATTAACGAACGCTTTTACCAAAATTGTGCTTCAATCTCTAAGGAGATTTTAACGCAGGGAGCGAAGGAAAAGACCTTTGTTGTCAACGATTTCGAAACGGCTGGTCGAGCCATACGAACCATGATTGACGGATATATGATTCAATGGATGATGACTGGAGACCATTCGCAACACGAGGCTTACAAACAGGCGTGTTATCAAGCCATTACCTCATACTTAAGCTAA
- a CDS encoding tRNA-binding protein — protein MATFDDFMKLDIRVGEIIEVNDFKKAKKPAYQLKVDLGEEIGIKKSSAQIKDLYEVEDLVGKQVMAVVNFPPRQIADFMSEILVLGIYGEKGVVLIQPDQKVKNGDKLG, from the coding sequence ATGGCAACGTTTGATGATTTTATGAAGCTTGATATTCGAGTAGGCGAGATTATTGAAGTCAACGATTTTAAAAAGGCGAAAAAGCCAGCTTATCAATTAAAAGTTGATCTTGGTGAGGAAATTGGCATAAAGAAGTCCAGTGCACAAATCAAGGATCTTTACGAGGTTGAAGATTTAGTTGGTAAACAAGTGATGGCTGTCGTAAACTTTCCTCCACGGCAAATTGCTGATTTTATGTCAGAAATCCTTGTTCTTGGTATATATGGGGAAAAAGGTGTTGTTTTGATCCAGCCTGATCAAAAAGTAAAGAATGGCGATAAGCTAGGATAA